From Vagococcus jeotgali, one genomic window encodes:
- the argS gene encoding arginine--tRNA ligase, which produces MNYKNQIAQDLHSVIGEHLSEQEIYQFIEVPKDSKHGDYAFPVFSLAKIFRKAPNQIAEDLINNIPTTNYEEITAVGGYINFFLRKELVSETVLETVLTQEEHYGDAEIGENRNVPIDMSSPNIAKPMSMGHLRSTVIGNSLSMILDKVGFNTIRINHIGDWGTQFGKLIVAYKKWGSEEAVKDNPIEELLKLYVQFHEEAEEDPELEVQGRLWFKKLEDADPEAVALWEWFKEESLKEFQQVYDILNITFDSTNGESFYNDKMDPIIEELENQSLLISDKGADIVDLSAYDLNPALIKKSDGATLYITRDLAAAEYRINNYDFAESLYVVGNEQSDHFKQLKAVLKEMGYDWSEDIKHIPFGLITSGGKKLSTRKGNVILLEEVLQQAIKETKGNIEEKNPELENKDEVARQVGVGAVVFHDLKNDRMNTFDFNIDEVIQFEGETGPYIQYTRSRCISMLKKAGWSMPEDVNHLSLNDVDSWEVIKALNNFPEKVVEAYNKYEPSVLAKYLIDLSQKFNKYYSKVKILDDDSQKEARLALVYSVSVVIKEGLRLLGIESPDMM; this is translated from the coding sequence ATGAACTACAAAAATCAAATTGCACAAGACTTACATAGCGTTATTGGTGAACATTTGTCTGAGCAAGAAATCTATCAATTTATTGAGGTACCTAAAGATTCAAAACACGGAGACTATGCTTTTCCAGTATTTTCTTTAGCTAAAATTTTTAGAAAAGCCCCTAATCAAATTGCTGAAGATTTAATTAATAATATTCCAACAACCAACTATGAAGAAATCACAGCTGTTGGTGGATACATTAACTTCTTCTTGAGAAAAGAGTTAGTTAGTGAGACAGTTTTAGAAACAGTTTTAACACAAGAAGAGCATTACGGTGATGCTGAAATTGGCGAAAATAGAAATGTTCCAATTGATATGTCATCACCTAACATTGCAAAGCCTATGTCGATGGGGCACTTACGTTCAACAGTTATTGGAAATTCATTATCTATGATTTTAGATAAAGTTGGATTTAATACTATTCGTATCAATCATATTGGTGATTGGGGAACTCAATTTGGTAAGTTAATTGTGGCATATAAAAAATGGGGATCAGAAGAAGCTGTCAAAGATAATCCTATTGAAGAATTATTAAAATTATACGTTCAATTCCATGAAGAAGCTGAAGAAGATCCAGAATTAGAAGTTCAAGGTCGCCTATGGTTTAAAAAATTAGAAGATGCTGATCCAGAAGCAGTGGCTTTATGGGAATGGTTTAAAGAAGAATCATTAAAAGAATTCCAACAAGTATATGACATTTTAAATATTACATTTGATAGTACAAACGGCGAGTCATTTTATAATGATAAAATGGATCCAATTATTGAAGAATTGGAAAACCAATCATTACTTATCTCAGATAAAGGAGCAGATATTGTTGATTTGAGTGCTTATGATTTAAATCCTGCTCTAATTAAAAAATCTGATGGTGCAACCCTTTATATTACACGTGACTTAGCTGCTGCTGAGTACCGTATTAATAATTATGATTTTGCAGAGTCTTTATATGTTGTAGGAAATGAGCAATCAGACCACTTTAAACAATTAAAAGCTGTTTTAAAAGAGATGGGTTATGATTGGTCTGAAGATATTAAACATATTCCGTTTGGCTTGATTACTTCTGGAGGTAAAAAATTATCAACACGTAAAGGAAATGTTATTTTATTAGAAGAAGTTTTACAACAAGCTATTAAGGAAACAAAAGGTAATATTGAAGAGAAAAATCCAGAATTAGAAAATAAAGATGAAGTAGCTCGTCAAGTAGGTGTTGGGGCAGTTGTTTTCCATGACTTAAAAAATGACCGCATGAATACATTTGATTTTAATATTGATGAAGTTATCCAATTTGAAGGAGAAACAGGTCCTTATATCCAGTACACACGTTCTAGATGTATTAGTATGTTGAAAAAAGCTGGATGGTCAATGCCGGAGGATGTGAATCATTTAAGTTTAAATGATGTTGATTCTTGGGAAGTTATTAAAGCATTAAATAATTTTCCTGAAAAAGTAGTTGAAGCATACAACAAGTATGAGCCGTCAGTTTTAGCTAAGTATTTAATCGATTTATCTCAAAAATTCAACAAATATTATTCAAAAGTTAAAATTTTAGATGATGATTCTCAAAAAGAAGCAAGACTAGCATTAGTCTATTCAGTTTCAGTAGTTATTAAAGAAGGGTTACGTCTATTAGGTATTGAATCACCAGATATGATGTAA
- a CDS encoding helix-turn-helix domain-containing protein, whose translation MVKIKNNTKTSSYKHLSLKERQLIEVWHNMGDSNREIGRRLGRHYQTVKI comes from the coding sequence ATGGTGAAAATTAAGAATAACACAAAGACATCTAGTTATAAACATCTTTCCTTAAAGGAAAGGCAGCTTATTGAAGTTTGGCATAATATGGGAGACTCTAATAGAGAAATTGGTAGACGATTAGGCCGACACTATCAAACAGTTAAAATCTAA
- a CDS encoding RluA family pseudouridine synthase produces the protein MEFNITLPINTKEITMKELLEKEWLVPRKVRHFLRTRKNVLINGDVAMFHQTVNPGDTITIIVEDSDYTIPDIILGNKKDVDVLWEDEHIIIVNKPAGKKTHPNQPNETDTLLNDVADYLQDNHQSPYIVHRLDKETSGAILFAKNPVVLPILGRMLEQKDITRLYEAKVQGNLNQTTSFTINQPIGRHRHDRRKRVIDKHKGDKAITHVCVIKQNPDTTLIECQLDTGRTHQIRVHLESIGHPIVGDPLYHPNPKGSSRLQLHAKELSLIHPFTKQKIVVKAKAALRK, from the coding sequence GTTTAATATTACCTTACCTATTAATACTAAAGAGATAACTATGAAAGAATTATTAGAAAAAGAATGGTTAGTACCTAGAAAAGTGAGACATTTTTTAAGAACTAGAAAAAATGTCTTAATAAACGGGGATGTGGCTATGTTCCATCAAACTGTAAATCCAGGAGATACAATCACGATAATTGTCGAAGACTCAGACTACACAATACCTGATATTATCTTAGGAAATAAAAAAGATGTGGATGTTTTATGGGAAGATGAACATATCATTATTGTTAATAAACCTGCAGGTAAAAAAACTCATCCCAACCAACCAAACGAAACTGATACACTATTAAATGATGTCGCTGATTACTTACAAGATAATCATCAATCACCTTACATCGTCCATCGCCTAGATAAAGAAACAAGCGGTGCTATTTTATTTGCTAAAAACCCTGTTGTTCTACCTATTTTAGGGAGGATGTTAGAACAAAAGGATATCACTCGTTTGTACGAAGCCAAAGTCCAAGGTAATCTAAATCAAACAACATCATTTACGATTAATCAGCCCATTGGAAGGCATAGACATGACAGACGTAAGCGAGTTATTGATAAACATAAAGGCGACAAAGCTATTACTCACGTCTGTGTAATAAAACAAAACCCTGATACTACTTTAATAGAGTGCCAATTAGATACAGGCCGTACGCACCAAATCAGAGTACATTTGGAAAGTATCGGACACCCTATTGTTGGAGATCCTTTGTATCACCCTAACCCTAAAGGAAGTTCCCGCTTACAACTTCATGCAAAAGAACTTAGTTTGATTCACCCCTTTACGAAACAGAAAATCGTTGTTAAAGCTAAAGCTGCTTTGAGGAAATAA